The Chionomys nivalis chromosome 1, mChiNiv1.1, whole genome shotgun sequence sequence acacacacacacaccaaatgtaAAAATTGTGTTTGATGGGTATATGTGGGCGTGGACCACTTACGGGAGTCATTCTGCTTCCATTTGATCTGATAAATGTAGCATGGGCCAAACTGGCAAAAGTAGATGATGGTTACATATTCTCTTTGCCTAATTCTTAAGGAAGCTGACCTGGTTACAACTCATGAATTGGGACACAATTTTGGAGCAGAACACGATCCTGATGGGCTAGCAGAATGTGCCCCAAGTGAGGACCAGGGAGGAAAGTACGTTATGTACCCCATAGCTGTGAGTGGTGACCATGAGAACAATAAGGTATGTGTGCTCTGATCTTCTCTAGTGGTGGGGAAGAAGGCTATGTGATGTTACTAGACTGGGGCTTGGGGAAGTATCCTTTCCTCAATGTTTTTCTTACAGGTGGAACTGTCAGATGCAGTAGGAACTTAATGTCATTGGGCAGTTTTATCAAGGTTAAGCACATGCAAATTTGGGTTCATTATGAAAGTTACAGTAGTGACTTTTGTGCAGGTCCTGCTTTTGAGGGTGTTTGGTTCAGCCTTAAAACGACCTGACCACTTTATTTACTATTTGTTACTCGTTTCACTTTAGCAGTATTTCCTAGTTTGCTGTTACCAGCCTCTCTCGTGAGTTTTCTtgataatcattttttttattaggtGAAAAGGACTGTAGGACAGAAATGAGGTGGTTCTTTCATTTCACCCGGACAAACGGCCCTGTTTGCTACTAGATGGGCCAACGAGCAGGTGCCCTGAAGTGCTGTGCACAGTGATGttactggaaagaaagaagggatgcTGAGGGTCCCCGAAGAAAGAGAGGTTGTAGGTAAAGATGCAAACAGAAGACTAGGATTTAGAGATTGGGgtcagaggcagtggcaggctgatctctgtgtgcTCAGTGCTGTCTAGGTGCTGGAGCCCCATTGCTTGAAAGTCTAACTGCGAATGAAGAGGTATTCTTCTAGCTGTGGGGGTGTAGGTCCTGATCTAAGTTAAGATCACTAGCCATTTTGACCTGTGGAGTATGGTGGGGtactcctttaaccccagctcttgaGAGAGGCAGATGTATCTGAGTTTAAGGCTGTGCTGGTCTAGATAGGGAGCTCCAGCCCTGAGCCACACAATCTGGACCCTCCTCTTAAAACAAAAGCCCTAGCCATTTTGTATCAAATAAAGGGAAACAGTGTTGCAGCATCTTTCCAGAGTTTGTGCTCTGACACCAGTGAGAGTGGAAGAGAGTCAAGACAACTCCTGAGAGGCCTCTATGCTGGGTCCagtttgtattcattttatactCTTAATAAAGTGGTTCTTGAccttctaatgctgcaacccttcaaTACAGTCCTTCaggttgtagtgacccccaactgtaaaattattttcgttactactttataactgtaattttgctatggctatggatcataatgtaaatatctaatatgtaggatatctgatagcTATCCCAAAGGGGTCTCAgtccataggttgagaaccactccttTAAAATCACAAGGTGGGGTCGGGAAGCAGCAAGGTTTTCCAGAGGTGCAGGTAACAATCAGCAGTGGGCCATTGCTTCAGCTATTTCTCTAGGTAATTCTGTTCCAGGGCAGTGACCACTTGACATAATAGCTCAGTGGTTGCATTGATGGTGACTTCACAGTTAGTATTTGTCTGTAAAGAAGCACAGACCTACTTGGGAATGAATTTCATCTTGCTCTTTTCGATTCTCATGACCCTTTTTCCTCTTAAGATGTTTTCAAACTGCAGTAAACAATCCATCTACAAAACCATAGAAAGTAAGGCTCAGGAGTGCTTTCAGGAGCGCAGCACCAAGGTGTGTGGTAACTCCAGGGTGGATGAAGGAGAAGAGTGTGATCCGGGCATCCTGTACCTGAACAACGACACCTGCTGCAATAGTGACTGCACGCTCAAGCCTGGTGTGCAGTGCAGGTGAGAAGTGTCCTAAAGAGAGAATGGGGGTGGGTAATGAGGGTCCAGATGACAGGACATTGTGATTAGGCACTTGAACCTGTGTGCGTGCAGGCGCAGTACtttatggaaaatatttaaacctgtgtgtttttttttctttgatctttAACCTTGCTTGCATGACCATTGACACAGCATtcccttttgtgtttttttttttattaattttttgagacatggtctcattatataaccctggctgacctTAACTTCTATATataggtagaccaggctagcatggactcacagagatccacctacctttgcctccctagtgcttaagatttatttttttaaaatcaagcttGGTAGTAACTGCCTTTATTAGCTATCTCAGTGgagtttaagaatttttttaaagtcagtaatggtgtggcatgcctttaatctcagtacttgaaaggcagagggaggcagatcttttgtgtgttcaaatccagcctggtgtacatagtgagctccaggacagccaaagctacacaatgagaccccatctggggaaaaaaaatcttctaaaacAAAAAAGTTGATTCAGCAAGGTTACTCATGGCTATGTCTTTTATGGCAGCAAAATACTGGAACAATCCAAGATGGTAATAATAGGATACAAATTGTTATTGTGTATCCATGTAATAGAATGCTGTAGAGTACTGTTTAATGATATTAAGCAGATTCCAGATTGGTAggtacttaattattttttaggtGCCTGATGGACCATTATTTTTTTGAATTATCTATCTGTATATTGTAGGTTCTAGTAGGGAGTGGAATGGGACTCAGGCTGCTTTGTTTCATAACCACTGGTGCATCCCTGGCTTTTTTCTTAACTAGCTAGTGAAAACCAAGAATACAAAAAGGTGATTGCTGTGTGTACTATTTCTTGCTGAGGCGCAGCATCGATGTTGCCTTTCCCATGTCAGAAGGGACACACGCAGTGCAGATGGCTCCAGAGGGGTCAGGAAGTGTAATAGTGACTTGGCCCTGGGGTCTTGCTTCAGTGTTCGGTCACTAACACAACCATAGCCTTAGATGTTAGGCTGTCATTGCACTGAATGGTGTTTGTCTGTTCTTCCATAGTGATAGGAACAGTCCTTGCTGTAAAAATTGTCAGTTTGAGACAGCCCAGAAGAAGTGCCAGGAGGCTATTAATGCTACTTGCAAAGGCGTGTCTTACTGCACAGGTATGTGTTTCTGTTGCTTCTCCAGGTATCCTGTagtgtgtgaacatgtatttGAAAATCAGGGTCAAGTTTCCTTCAGGTCAAAGTAGTGCCCTGAGCCCTTGCTGTTGGCTAGTGCCTGGCAACTGCTATGCCCTGGGAACTGTTGACCTGGACTGAGTTTTATTTGGTGTTTGCCTCCAGGGAATAGCAGTGAGTGCCCCCCACCAGGAGATGCGGAAGATGACACTGTGTGCTTGGACCTTGGCAAGTGCAAGGCTGGAAAATGCATTCCCTTCTGCAAGAGAGAGCAGGAGCTGGAGTCATGTGCGTGCATCGGTGAGTGGTTTCTGAGTCCTGTAGCTGGAGAGCTTCCGTTTTTTTGTCTGTTGCTCCCTGCTGCTCATCAGAGTGGGGGAACCAAACAAGTGAATGAGGAAAGCAAGACACACTAGTGTCTGATGACAGGTATCTCTGTGTTCAGATCCTGGCTCCCCACCAACCTGTGTTCCCACTCCATTTCAGAcctgtggcaggcaggcagggaggcaggctTGAGGGTAGATTGGGAAGGCATTGGAGGGCAGGGGAACTGACTGTCCTCCCCCCTTACATGCCATAAAAAGCACAAAGGCAGCAGTAGCTCTGTTCCCATGCAGGAAACGCTTGGACTTAACCAAAGCCATTCTAGGATCTAAGTCCAGTAGGTGGGATTttcagaattgtgtgtgtgtgtgcgcacacacacgcatctACAATCAAAAGACCCCTTGAGGGATCAGTTCTCACCTCAAACCATATAAAtctcaggaatcaaactcaggttttcaagttggcagccagtgcctttacctactTTGCCCCCTAGGTGGAACTTTTGATGATGCCATCAAGGCCTGCTACACTCTCGCCCCTGTTTGGGAAGGCTGGGAAAGCAGCCTTTTTAGTGCTTCACAGTTCTCCTTGGGTTCCCATGTTCTTATTTTTGGAATCACTAGGCCTGAAGGGAGGCTTAAGGACATCCAGGGCCTGGCTAGACTTCAAATTCCACTCCACTGTGGACCTGGTAGATTGATGACAGTTCCATATAGAGATGTCACCATTAAATCATGAGGCTGGGAACTCATTCATGCACTGGACTGAGCGGTTCCTCCTGGTGGGTTACTGTAAGAACAGCAGGTGCTGGTGTGCAACTCAGCAACAGAGAACCTGCTTAGCATGCATGCACGTAGCCCTTGGTTTGAGCCACAGCACTTCAGCAAATAATTGAGTGAATGACAGCAGGCTTGCAGTGCCTTGGAAAGACAGTCTCAGTAAACCTTTGCTTGCCTTGTGTTCTACTTGGCTTTCTTCCTGAAGATAAACTTAGATTGCCCCCTAGAGCAAGTTCAGACTGGAGGGTAAACTTTTCAAGCTGGGTGTCTACAGTTCACCTGGTACTGAGTGTTGACTTAGCCCAGGTGGTGTCACGTCCAGGCTGCGGTGCTCATGTCACTCACTGGCAGTCACTCAGCCCCACACCACAGGTAGACAGTTTGTTGCAGCTACATTGGCCCAGGGCAGGATAGGCTTTACACTGAGGagtcagagaaggaaactgaTAGGGAGCTAGGAATGCTGGGCCAGAGGGACACATTTGCAAGAACATTATGCAGGTTTGGACAGAGAGGACACTGTCATTTTTAATCAGACTTTTCTATTCAGAATCTCACTTTgtgctcactctgtagaccaggccagccgtGTAGTCAGAGATGCCCGCCTCTGAtccccaactgctgggattaaaggtgtgtgttaccacacccagctaataATTATTTGAACTTGAAAGCCGAGGAATTATGAATTCAGAAGCGATTTCAGCCTATTTTCTTCTCATGGTTCTGTACCTGGATCCCAAGCCATCACATCTGCCATGAGATGAACCCTCAGCCTTGGGTAGTACCAGCTTTTCACATCTAGGAGTGAGCTCAGAGTCTGGGAGTCGAGAAAGCCTGTGGTGGACTCTTGTCAGCCACgtgtttctctttcagacacTGACAACTCATGCAAAGTGTGCTGCAGGAACCTCTCTGGCCCCTGTGTGCCCTATGTCGATGCAGAGCAGAAGaacttatttttgagaaaagggAAGCCCTGTACAGTGGGGTTTTGCGACATGAATGTAAGTATTATGTTCCAACTTTTCTGTACTGTGGGAGTCTGTCCTGCTGTGGAATTCTGCATCTGCAGAGAGCACAGGGTCTGAGTGAGGCAACCTAAGCAGCCTTGGTCCTTGTTCCTCAGTGCTACAGACTCAGACACAGCTTGAGCACTCTTGTAGTCTGCTTCCATTGTCCCGGCCAGGAAATCAGGGCTCTGTCTGAAGCTAGCTGCCTGCCCTCCAGCCTGCTCTCacatggagttccaggccagccggggTTACTACCAAGATCTGCTCTCAAATAACACGTGAGCTTCCTCCCCAGGTCTTCTGTCTCTGAGCTCAGTTTTAAACTCCAGTGACCCTAGAACACCTGCCCACTTCCTCTGTGGGCATTCAATGAAAGCAGGCACTGGTCAGGAAGATCAAAAGGGAGCATCTGCGTTTGGATTGTTTGTGATTGCAAAATCAAGTACTAAGCATAGAAAGCCGTCCTCTCCACCATGCATATAATCGTTATTCTAACAGGTACTCCTAGATGACAGTTTTCTTGAGCCTTATGGTTATTCTGAGAGTGAACTTTTAGGTTGGGTATGGCAACAGACTCCTTCTTAGCCATTAAGAAAATAGACAAGCCCAGTTCTGAAATACACAGGACACCCTGTCTGAGCACCCTCATCCCCACCAATGCACCAGATATCCTAAGGGACTAATTGTGAAAGTGCTAACTACCCACCTCCTTTCTCGGGTGTCTTCATATTGGAATTATCCTGTGTTCAAGGTGGGCCACCCAGTGAAGTTACTTCTATGCCCATTGTCTTTCTGAGGCTTCATTAGTTCTAAATGTGTTTGGGATAGCACAGTATGTTTTCTCTTTACAGGGCAAATGTGAAAAACGAGTACAGGATGTAATTGAGCGATTTTGGGATTTCATTGACCAATTGAGCATCAACACTTTCGGTAAGtgaaatattttctgtattatttacCAAGAGCTGAGTTGATTTCCATGGCAACTCAGGCGTGGTGCAGAATTTGTGCTGTGATCCTATGACAGAAGACATATTTGTTATGAAGTAACTCTGTTGAGggttagaaagatggctcagggttaacaacactggttattcttccagaggatctgagttcaattcccagcacccatgtggtggttcaTAATTATCTGAAAtgccagttctagggaatccaacatccttttctgACCTTTCAGGGCACTGCATTcatatgtgcacagacatatgtacaGGCAGAATACATCGAAGTAGTGGttagaagctgggcatggtagcacatgcctttaatcctagctcttgggaggcaggaggacttctTGAGTTTGAgtacagcctggtcaacaaagtgagttccaggaaagccagggctgttaaacatggaaaccctgtcctgaaaaaccatacacacacaaatatttaaaaaatgctttgttGGCTAAGACAAAACTCACTCATCCATCCTGTGTATCTTGCATGCGTGAGTTTTCAGAGTGGTCCAACTGAACTTGGTTTAGTCTTGTGATCCTATTTGAGCTATTTACCAGTAGGTCTCAGGTTTTGCAGAAGGCAAAACTCCCTAGAATTCTAATATAAAACCTAAGCATGGTGtgctgtgtctctttggcacTGTGGACACAGGAAGCAGGCATAATACTCTCTAGTTCCTTCACTCCCAAACACAGCCTGACCATGATACTCAAGAGTGTTTGGTAGTAGACTTGTGGGGTATGTGGTTGAGACGTTCACTGTTTGGAATTGTTCACAGGAAAGTTTTTGGCAGACAACATCGTAGGGTCCGTCCTGGTTTTCTCCTTGATATTCTGGATTCCTTTCAGCATTCTTGTCCACTGTGTGGTAAGTGATCAAACATTTTACAGAGATGTCGAGCAGCTCCAGGTTGAAAGATAGATGTGAGTGGTGCCAGTGCTGTCGTGTTCTGTGACAGAACCTTGGAGCCTGCCTGACGATCTTTGAACTGAATGGGAGCTGGATACTTAGCTCAGCTAGTAGAGGGCTTCTGGAGCTTGCCCAGGGTGTGTGTTCCTCCCCAGTACTGAGTAAACTAGGGCATGCACTCAGGAGGACCAAGAGCTCCATAGTGACCTCAGTCGGCATGAGACATCTGCTGCCAGACCCATGCTCTTTCCCAGGACctagatggtggaaggagagaattgactccccaagtggtcctcctccctcctcaggcATGTCTTAGCTTGTAGGCTATGGCTCACTCACACACAACATAcagtttttaaagtgtgtgtgtattcttaaaCACAGGAGAGCATTTAGCTGGCCTTGCCTGTGACGTACAGTCAACAGGAGCACTGTTTTGGCTGGCTTATAGGGGAACAAGTACAAACACTGCAGACATTCCCCATGTGCTGTGTAGATTGTTGACAGACTGTTGACAGTCTCGTCTTCACAAATAAGTTAACAGTTACATGTTAAATTAGACTTTGTCGTTAAAACTCCAGGCACTTTAtacattttgagttttaaaaaatttaccttgcgggctggagagatggctcagtggttaagagctgctcttccagaggtcctgagttcaatttccaccaaccacttgatggctcacaaccatccgtaatgagatctggtgccctcttctggcgtgagGGCGTACATGGAGGctgaatgttgtatacataataaatatataaataaatctttaaaaaaacaatttaccTTGCATGAATAGGGAGTAGGTGCCTTACAGGTGAAAGATGAGTCTTGGTGTCTGAAGCTCTCAGTGCCTCCTGACTCCTGCAGTGTGGAAGGCACTGGGCACTTTTACTGAGGCAGAGATGCTGTTGTAGCGATGGACTTGAGGGTTTGTTAGAAGATGCATCTCAGGACAGCAGTCGCATCCCTCCCCAGGGCTGCTGCAACGTTGAGCAGATTTTGTGTTCACTGA is a genomic window containing:
- the Adam17 gene encoding disintegrin and metalloproteinase domain-containing protein 17 isoform X2: MGRGEESTTTNYLIELIDRVDDIYRNTSWDNAGFKGYGIQIEQIRILKSPQDVKPGERHFNMAKSYPNEEKDAWDVKMLLEQFSFDIAEEASKVCLAHLFTYQDFDMGTLGLAYVGSPRANSHGGVCPKAYYSPGGKKNIYLNSGLTSTKNYGKTILTKEADLVTTHELGHNFGAEHDPDGLAECAPSEDQGGKYVMYPIAVSGDHENNKMFSNCSKQSIYKTIESKAQECFQERSTKVCGNSRVDEGEECDPGILYLNNDTCCNSDCTLKPGVQCSDRNSPCCKNCQFETAQKKCQEAINATCKGVSYCTGNSSECPPPGDAEDDTVCLDLGKCKAGKCIPFCKREQELESCACIDTDNSCKVCCRNLSGPCVPYVDAEQKNLFLRKGKPCTVGFCDMNGKCEKRVQDVIERFWDFIDQLSINTFGKFLADNIVGSVLVFSLIFWIPFSILVHCVDKKLDKQYESLSLFHHSNIEMLSSMDSASVRIIKPFPAPQTPGRLQPLQPASMMPPVSAAPKLDHQRMDTIQEDPSTDSHVDDDGFEKDPFPNSSAAAKSFEDLTDHPVTRSEKAASFKLQRQNRVDSKETEC